Within Gemmatimonadota bacterium, the genomic segment GGGCAGTTGCGCCACGACCTCTCTGTTATACGTGAGCCCGCCCTGGGTGAACCCGTCCACGTCCCGGGCTTCCTCGAGCATCTCATCGAGGGTGCTGTAGGGCCGGATCTTGAGCTCGGCGCCAATGGTTTTCAATTCGTCGCGTATGTATTGATTGGGACCGGGGTTATCCGGGTTTCCAGGCGAAAGTATGGTGAAACCGGCCATGCGGACTCCTTCGGATGGGGATATCGAGTGATTGCGACCAGTGAAAAGTAAACCGGGGCAGCGGGATTGGCAATATGAGAATTCGATGGTGGTTCGAGGCGAGTCCGATTCCGTCCGGGCAAGACATCGCGGACCCCGAAGCCTGCGGGATTCCCCAGGCCGGATCGCCCAAATATCCCTTGCCCTGACCCGAATATCGTTGATTTTAGAGGAGACCGGCTACATGAGGACTGCATCCACATTTCTAGTTGCAAATGCCTTCCATCTCGGGAATCCGATCTGCTGCCTGTTACCGCCAGAAACCAGATATGAATGGCTTCACCCCGGAGGAACCATGTATCCCTTCGCTCTGCTCCTGACCAGCATCTGTTTCATCGCGCTGACCGCCGCGTGCGCTCCGGCTGCAGCACCCATGCCTGAAGATCCCGTCGAACGCGCGAAGGCACTGCACGCGAAGGTCCCGCTGATCGACGGGCACAACGACCTGCCCTGGCAGATCCGCAGGAACGCGAACCGGGACGTATGGTCGATCGATATCGACCAGCCCCAGCCCGATTTCCATACCGACATCCCCCGTCTGCGCGAGGGCATGCTGGGAGCCCAGTTCTGGTCGGTCTACGTACCCGCGTCCATGCAGGGCAAGGAGGCGACGCGTGCCACCATGGAAGAAATCGACATCGTGTACGAGATGATCGAGCGGTACCCGGACACGTTTCAGCTGGCCACCACGGCCGACGAAGTGGAAGCAGCCTTCGCGGCCGGCAGGATCGCCTCCATGATGGGCATTGAAGGCGGCCATTCCATCGATTCATCCCTGGGCGCGCTCCGCATGTTCCACAAGCTGGGCGTCGGCTACATGACGCTGACCCATAGCCGCAACATACCGTGGGCCGATTCGGCCACGGACACCGTAGGAGTCGACGGGCTGTCGGAATTCGGGAAAGAAGTGGTCCGGGAAATGAACCGCCTGGGCATGCTGGTGGACCTGTCCCACGTTTCCCCGGCGACCATGGGGGACGCCCTGGACGTGACAGAGGCCCCGGTCATCTTCAGCCATTCCTCCTCCTTCGCCATGTGCAACCACGTGCGCAACGTCCCCGACGACATCCTGCTAAGCCTGGCCGAAAACAACGGCGTGATCATGGTCACCTTCGTCCCGGGCTACATCTCGGAAGAAACGCGCCTGCACGGCGTGAAGCGCAACGAGGAACGCGATCGGCTCGCGGCGATGCCGGAGGCCACGGATGAATCGGTGGCGGAAGGCATAGCCGCCTGGAACGAGGCCAATCCCACGCCGCCCGCCACCCTCGCCCAGGTGGCCGACCATATCGACTACATCCGGCAGGTGATCGGTATCGACTATATCGGCATTGGCGGGGATTACGACGGCATTTCCTCGTTACCGGTGGGACTGGAGGACGTCTCTACCTATCCCATGCTGACGGCCGAACTGGTCCGGCGGGGATATTCGGACGAGGACATCATGAAGATCCTCGGACGCAATGTGCTGCGCGTGATGCGCGAAGCGGAAGCGGTGGCAGCCCGTCTGCAGCAGGAGCGCCATGCCTCGGGCGCACGCATCGAAGTCCTGGACGGTGAATAGCCCGTGAACGAATCGCAGATCAAAGCGTTGCTCGAACAGGTCCGATCGGGGGAACTGCCGGTGGACGAGGCTTCCACGCGGCTGCGATCCATGCCATTCGAGGACCTCGGGTTCGCGCGGGTGGACCACCACAGGGCGCTGCGATGCGGGTTTCCCGAGGTGATCTTCTGCCAGGGAAAGACCGAAGAACAGGTAGCCGCGATCGCGGAGCGCATCGTCGCCTCGGGCAGCGACCTGCTCGCCACGCGGGCGACCCCGGCCATGCACGAAGCCGTGACGGCGCGGTGTGCTTCGGCAGAATACCACCATGCGGCCCGGACGATCGTGATCCAGGATGACTGGCAGGACCGGGGCATCGGCGAGGTCCTAGTCGTCTCTGCGGGTACGAGCGACATCCCCGTGGCCGAAGAAGCCGCGGTGACCGCCCGGGTCCTGGGCAACCGGGTCGAACGCGTCTTCGACGTGGGCGTGGCCGGCATTCACCGCCTGTTTTCCCATCGAGAGGCCATCATGAACGCATCGGTGCTCATCGTCGTGGCGGGCATGGAAGGCGCCCTGCCCAGCGTGGTCGGGGGGATGGTCTCCCGGCCGGTAATCGCCGTGCCGACCAGCGTGGGATACGGAGCGAGCTTCCACGGATTGGCGGCACTCCTGGCCATGCTGAACAGCTGCGCTTCGGGCGTCACGGTGGTGAATATCGACGGTGGGTTCAACGCCGGTTACGCTGCGGGCCTCATCAACCGGAAGCACGAATAGGACGGTGGGGCCAATGGCGGTGACGGATCCAATGGCGGTGGCGGGTTATTTCGACCAGTTATCCGGCTTCGGCGCGGACATGCTGCTCGGGGCGCTGATCGACGCGGGTTCGGACCGCGAGGAGATCGAAGCGGCCTTGAAACGCCACCATGGCGTGGACTGCGAGATCAACGTCACCAGGGAGCGGGGCGGCGGGACGCAGGTGACGTACGCCTCCCTGTCCTGCGTCGAGGCGACCGTTCCCGAAACCTACCGGGCCATCCCGGATGGGGGAGCGGGCACGCCGGCCGGCACGCTCTTAGGCCGTGTAACGGGCCACCTCGAGCAGAAGGTAAACGAACTCTGGGGGGCACAGGACCAGGCGCCGGACCTCACACCGGGCCACGCGCCGCCGGTGGAAACACTGGGCGGCCGCCACGCGGCAGTGCGCATCCTCGTCCTCTGCAACGCCCTGCATCTTCTCGGGATCGATGCCCTCTACCACGAGGCGCTGCCCTTCGCCGCGGGCATCGATGCCACGCCTCCCCTGCTCGCCGCCCTGATGCGGGGCGTAACCGTACGGCCCGTCGACCACGCACCCGTCGACCTGGCGGGATGCGCCGTGCTGACCGCGCTTTCCGCGGGATCGATGCACGGGTCCGGCTTTACGCTGCGGTCGGTGGGCTGTGGGGGCAACGACACCGACCGTGGTGATGGAAACAGGGTACGGCTCTGCCTGGGGGAAGTCGCCCACATGGAGGGTATTGCCCAGGCCATCGACCGTGAGACCGTGCAGGTCCTGGAAACGCAGATCGACGATATGAATCCGCAGTTCTACGGCCATGTCCTGGACCTGCTGCTCGATGCCGGCGCACTGGACGCCTTTCTCACGCCCGTAATCATGAAAAAAAGCAGGCCGGGCGTGCTTCTAACCGTGCTGGCGCCAATCGCCCAGGCCGGCAGGCTGACCGAGTTGATTCTCAAGGAAACGACAACCATCGGTCTCAGAAGCTACCCCGTCACCCGGAGCGTGCTACCCCGTCGCGAGGCCAGGGCGGAGACCCCCTTCGGCGCGATTCGGATTAAAGTCGTTCGGCAGGGGAACGCCACACGGTACACCCCCGAATACGAGGACTGTCATCAAGCCGCGCTGAAGGGGGGTATCCCCCTCGCCGAGGTGTACGCGGCCGTCCACGAGGCCGCCGGCCGCATGGACCTGGACAGTCTGCTGTGATCGTCGCCGAAGATGTATCCTTCAGCTACCATCTCCCGTCGGGGAACGAGGTTCCGACGCTGAAGGGCTTGTCCCTGGAGATCAGCGATTCCGGAAGTCTGGCCGTGATCGGACCCAACGGTTCGGGCAAGAGCACGCTCGCCCGTTGCCTGAACGGATTGATCGTGCCCCGGTCCGGCCGGATCCTGGTGGACGGCCTGGACACGGCGGATCCGGAGAACAAGTGGCCGGTCCATCAACGGGCCGGCATGATATTCCAGAACCCGGACAATCAACTGGTCTCCACCACGGTGGAACGGGAAGTGGCCTTTGGACTGGAAAACATCGGCCTGCCTTCCCCGGAGATCCACGACCGCGTCGCGTGGGCCCTCAACCGGTTCAACCTGGAAAAGTACCGCCATTACCCTCCCCACCGGCTTTCCGGCGGCGAGAAGCAGCGCCTGGCCATCGCCGCCGTGGCGTCCATGCGTCCCCGCTACCTCATTTGCGACGAGCCCACCTCGTCGCTGGACCCGGGAGACCGGCGGGACATACTCGGCCTGCTCCTGTCGATCGTGGACGAATACCGGTTGAGCGTGGTCTTCATTACGCAGTCGCCCGAGGAAGCCGTCCGGATGGACCGCATCGCGCTGGTGGTGGACGGGGACGTCGCCGCCGAGGGAACGCCGGAGGAGGTATACCGGGAATCCGGCCGGCTCGCGGCGCACGGGCTCGACGCGCCGCTGGCCACACGGCTGGCGGACGCCCTGCGCACGCGCGGCGTCGCGGTGCCGGCCGGCATCGTCCATCCGAAGCCCCTGGTACAGTGGCTGGCCGACAGGGCATCCGAGTCACCCAGCGCGCCCGAGTCGCCCAGAGCATCCGAGTCACCCAGCGCGCCCGTGTCACCAACCACGCCGCCCATTATCGCTTTCGACCGGGTGTGCCATACCTACTCCCCCGGCACTTCCCTGGAGATCCCCGCCCTGCGCGATGTGAGCACCCTGGTGTTCCCCGGGGAATGCGTCGCGCTGACCGGGCCGAACGGTTCAGGAAAGTCCACGATGATTCAGCATCTCAATAGTTTGCTGAAGGCGGATTCGGGCACGGTTCGGGTCGAGGGGGCGGATGTATCGTCCCCGGAGACCGACTTGCGGAAGCTGCGTCAGAAAGTGGGACTGGTCTTTCAGTTCCCCGAGGCCCAGTTGTTCGAGGAAACCGTATTCGACGACGTGGCCTTCGGTCCCCGGCAAACGGGCGTTGCAGCATCGGAAATTACGGAAATGGTCAACCGGGCGCTCGAGCGGGTCGGCCTGGATCCCGGCCGTTTCTCACACCGGCATCCCCTGTCGCTGAGCGGCGGGGAAAAACGCCGGGCCGCAATTGCCGGGATCCTGGCCATGGAGCCTTCCGTCCTCGCACTCGACGAGCCTACGTCCGGACTCGATCCGCAGAGCGTACGGCAAGTAGAGGCGATTTTCAGGGGCTGCAAGGCAAAAGGGACGACCCTTTTCCTGATCACCCATGACATGGACCTGATCTCCCGCCTGGCGGACCGGATCCTGGTCATGGAAAACGGCGGCATCGCGGCGGATACCACGCCGGTCCACCTGTTCGGGCGGCAGCACGGCGTCGACGCGCGGCCGCGGGGACGGCCCGGACGACCCGGGCTGTGCGACCTGCTGGCCGCCGTCTGCGAAGCCGGGATCCCCGTCGATCCCGCCTGTTTCGACCTGGAAGAAGCCGCGGACATGATCCGCGCGTGCGTATTCGACGACAACCATCACGCCAGCCCCGGGGAAAGCCATCCATGCTAGTCGACATCCATACCAACCTGATGTGGTACCCTGACCATATGTCCGATGAGTTCGTGGAATTCGCCTACGCCGCCAAGAAGGCCAAGATGCGGCTGTCCGAGGACGTGTACTACGCCGGCCACGAGGACCGGTACAAGAATGCCTTCGATTCCACGCCCGAAACGCTGCTGAAGGCGACCGAAGACTGCGACAGGGTGGTAGTGTTCGGTCTGAAAGCGCCCTACTGCGGGGTGGACGTGCCCCAGGAACTCGTCGCCGGCTTCGTGGCGGAACACGCGGACCGGTTCATCGGATGGTGTTCCGTCGACCCGAACGACGAAGACGCCGTCGAACAACTCGAATACAACGTCGACGTGCTCGGTCTGCGCGGACTGAAGGTCGCGCCGATCTACCAGCACTTCGATCCGCAGGACCCGGCCCATCTTCCCCTGTTCAAGAAGGCGGAAGCGCTGGACATCC encodes:
- a CDS encoding membrane dipeptidase; its protein translation is MPEDPVERAKALHAKVPLIDGHNDLPWQIRRNANRDVWSIDIDQPQPDFHTDIPRLREGMLGAQFWSVYVPASMQGKEATRATMEEIDIVYEMIERYPDTFQLATTADEVEAAFAAGRIASMMGIEGGHSIDSSLGALRMFHKLGVGYMTLTHSRNIPWADSATDTVGVDGLSEFGKEVVREMNRLGMLVDLSHVSPATMGDALDVTEAPVIFSHSSSFAMCNHVRNVPDDILLSLAENNGVIMVTFVPGYISEETRLHGVKRNEERDRLAAMPEATDESVAEGIAAWNEANPTPPATLAQVADHIDYIRQVIGIDYIGIGGDYDGISSLPVGLEDVSTYPMLTAELVRRGYSDEDIMKILGRNVLRVMREAEAVAARLQQERHASGARIEVLDGE
- the larB gene encoding nickel pincer cofactor biosynthesis protein LarB, with the translated sequence MNESQIKALLEQVRSGELPVDEASTRLRSMPFEDLGFARVDHHRALRCGFPEVIFCQGKTEEQVAAIAERIVASGSDLLATRATPAMHEAVTARCASAEYHHAARTIVIQDDWQDRGIGEVLVVSAGTSDIPVAEEAAVTARVLGNRVERVFDVGVAGIHRLFSHREAIMNASVLIVVAGMEGALPSVVGGMVSRPVIAVPTSVGYGASFHGLAALLAMLNSCASGVTVVNIDGGFNAGYAAGLINRKHE
- a CDS encoding LarC family nickel insertion protein, with amino-acid sequence MAVTDPMAVAGYFDQLSGFGADMLLGALIDAGSDREEIEAALKRHHGVDCEINVTRERGGGTQVTYASLSCVEATVPETYRAIPDGGAGTPAGTLLGRVTGHLEQKVNELWGAQDQAPDLTPGHAPPVETLGGRHAAVRILVLCNALHLLGIDALYHEALPFAAGIDATPPLLAALMRGVTVRPVDHAPVDLAGCAVLTALSAGSMHGSGFTLRSVGCGGNDTDRGDGNRVRLCLGEVAHMEGIAQAIDRETVQVLETQIDDMNPQFYGHVLDLLLDAGALDAFLTPVIMKKSRPGVLLTVLAPIAQAGRLTELILKETTTIGLRSYPVTRSVLPRREARAETPFGAIRIKVVRQGNATRYTPEYEDCHQAALKGGIPLAEVYAAVHEAAGRMDLDSLL
- a CDS encoding ATP-binding cassette domain-containing protein; the protein is MIVAEDVSFSYHLPSGNEVPTLKGLSLEISDSGSLAVIGPNGSGKSTLARCLNGLIVPRSGRILVDGLDTADPENKWPVHQRAGMIFQNPDNQLVSTTVEREVAFGLENIGLPSPEIHDRVAWALNRFNLEKYRHYPPHRLSGGEKQRLAIAAVASMRPRYLICDEPTSSLDPGDRRDILGLLLSIVDEYRLSVVFITQSPEEAVRMDRIALVVDGDVAAEGTPEEVYRESGRLAAHGLDAPLATRLADALRTRGVAVPAGIVHPKPLVQWLADRASESPSAPESPRASESPSAPVSPTTPPIIAFDRVCHTYSPGTSLEIPALRDVSTLVFPGECVALTGPNGSGKSTMIQHLNSLLKADSGTVRVEGADVSSPETDLRKLRQKVGLVFQFPEAQLFEETVFDDVAFGPRQTGVAASEITEMVNRALERVGLDPGRFSHRHPLSLSGGEKRRAAIAGILAMEPSVLALDEPTSGLDPQSVRQVEAIFRGCKAKGTTLFLITHDMDLISRLADRILVMENGGIAADTTPVHLFGRQHGVDARPRGRPGRPGLCDLLAAVCEAGIPVDPACFDLEEAADMIRACVFDDNHHASPGESHPC
- a CDS encoding amidohydrolase — its product is MLVDIHTNLMWYPDHMSDEFVEFAYAAKKAKMRLSEDVYYAGHEDRYKNAFDSTPETLLKATEDCDRVVVFGLKAPYCGVDVPQELVAGFVAEHADRFIGWCSVDPNDEDAVEQLEYNVDVLGLRGLKVAPIYQHFDPQDPAHLPLFKKAEALDIPVIWHQGTSFVRPGPLKWANPIQLEDIAVACPDLRMMIAHMGHPWEDECVVLIRKHPNLYADISALHYRPLRHYMAFMSALEYGVEHKLIFGSDFPSATPAQVIAGQWKVNDVVRNTSLPVFPEEAIHNMIYENWKPFLGEP